In Candidatus Promineifilum breve, one genomic interval encodes:
- a CDS encoding 2-oxoacid:ferredoxin oxidoreductase subunit beta — MTETTTPRAGRVNAIGLAQADYKGLPSTLCQGCGHNSIANQIVQVAYELNVRPAEVLKLSGIGCSSKSPAYFLGGSFGFNTLHGRMPSLATGALLGNHAMRAIAVSGDGDTASIGLGQFKHLLRRNVRMVYVVENNGVYGLTKGQFSATADEGQELKYAGTNDFPPIDICMEAILAGCGFVARSFSGDAQQVRELMKAALSHRGTAVLDIISPCVAFNNEDTSTKSYSYGKEHEIPLHGIGFVPKEAEISIEAYEPGEMRVVAMHDGSLIKLRKLETDYDPTDRMGAMHRLQWAQEKQEFITGLLYLDESRPNLAEHARLGETPLNALEEKRVRPGAAVLAEMMGSLM; from the coding sequence ATGACTGAAACCACAACACCACGCGCCGGCCGGGTGAATGCCATCGGGCTGGCCCAGGCTGATTACAAGGGGCTGCCCTCGACGCTGTGCCAGGGCTGCGGCCACAACTCCATCGCCAATCAGATCGTGCAGGTGGCCTACGAACTGAACGTGCGCCCGGCCGAGGTGCTCAAGCTGAGCGGCATCGGCTGCTCCAGCAAATCGCCGGCCTACTTTCTGGGCGGCAGCTTCGGCTTCAATACGCTCCACGGCCGCATGCCCTCGCTGGCGACCGGGGCGCTGCTGGGCAACCATGCCATGCGGGCCATCGCCGTCAGCGGCGACGGCGACACGGCCAGCATCGGCCTGGGGCAGTTCAAGCACCTGCTGCGCCGCAACGTGCGCATGGTCTACGTCGTGGAGAACAACGGCGTCTATGGCCTGACCAAAGGGCAGTTCTCGGCCACGGCCGACGAGGGGCAGGAACTCAAGTACGCCGGCACCAACGACTTCCCGCCCATCGACATCTGCATGGAAGCCATCCTGGCCGGCTGCGGCTTTGTGGCCCGCTCCTTTTCCGGCGATGCCCAGCAGGTGCGCGAATTGATGAAGGCCGCCCTCAGCCATCGCGGCACGGCCGTGCTGGACATCATCAGCCCGTGCGTGGCCTTCAACAACGAGGACACCTCCACCAAGAGCTATAGCTACGGTAAGGAGCACGAGATCCCGCTGCACGGCATCGGCTTCGTGCCCAAGGAAGCGGAGATCAGCATCGAGGCCTATGAGCCGGGCGAGATGCGCGTCGTGGCGATGCACGACGGCTCGCTGATCAAGCTGCGCAAGCTGGAAACGGACTACGACCCCACCGACCGCATGGGGGCCATGCACCGCCTGCAATGGGCGCAGGAGAAGCAGGAGTTCATCACCGGCCTGCTCTATCTGGACGAGTCGCGGCCGAATCTGGCCGAGCACGCGCGGTTGGGGGAGACGCCGTTGAATGCGTTGGAGGAGAAGCGGGTGCGGCCGGGGGCGGCTGTGTTGGCGGAAATGATGGGTAGTCTAATGTAA
- a CDS encoding 2-oxoacid:acceptor oxidoreductase subunit alpha encodes MGNGMIKEAPPAQQSDPADGLSANDGTIVNDFSIVVATANGTGSQTANMAILRALFKMGIPVNGKNIFPSNIQGLPTWYHIRLSKDGYTARRHTSEILVAFNQTTVVQDIQTLPPGGICLYNADWRSIPQRDDVTYYAVPVNEFIRDSGMKGKLKDYLSNMAYVGALAHLLAIPLERLDDALLFLFKGKRRTVDSNMAVVRVAYEWAAANLTAAHPYRVAPMNETEGLIMMTGNEAAALGAVFGGVTFAAWYPITPSTSVIDALNGYLAQMRRDPATGEATYAVVQAEDELAAVGMIIGAGFAGARAMTATSGPGISLMAEYVGLGYFAEVPAVIWDIQRVGPSTGLPTRTSQGDVLFTYYLGHGDTKNVILLPSSLRECFDFGYMAFDLADTLQTPVFVLSDLDLGMNNWMSEPFDYPAEPLKRGKVLSAADVAERGFARYRDLDGDGIPYRTLPGNEHPLAAYFARGTGHNDAAVYSERPDDWRNNMARLARKFDTARSLVPGPVIDEVEGAEIGIIAYGTTRPAIDEARDRLAADGIATSLLRLRALPINGEVEAFIARHERVYVIEMNRDGQLQTILRAELPEVATRLESLALLDGMPLTARWVVEAIMAAEQDRPRRAPTRREGSAEGATELDLPGDGSLSPGNGLPRGDSGLTDMGHDGHNREVIAGEG; translated from the coding sequence ATGGGTAATGGAATGATTAAAGAAGCGCCGCCGGCGCAACAAAGCGACCCGGCCGATGGCCTGAGCGCCAACGATGGAACCATCGTCAACGATTTTTCCATCGTCGTCGCCACGGCCAACGGCACCGGCAGCCAGACGGCCAACATGGCAATCCTGCGCGCGCTGTTCAAGATGGGCATCCCCGTCAACGGCAAGAATATCTTCCCGTCCAACATCCAGGGCTTGCCGACGTGGTACCACATCCGGCTGAGCAAGGACGGCTACACCGCCCGCCGCCATACGTCGGAGATTCTGGTGGCTTTCAATCAGACCACGGTCGTCCAGGACATCCAGACGCTGCCGCCGGGCGGCATCTGCCTCTACAACGCCGATTGGCGCTCCATTCCCCAGCGCGACGACGTGACCTACTACGCCGTGCCGGTCAACGAGTTCATCCGCGATTCGGGCATGAAGGGCAAGCTGAAGGACTATCTGTCTAACATGGCCTACGTCGGCGCGCTGGCCCATTTGCTGGCGATTCCGCTGGAGCGGCTGGACGATGCCCTGCTGTTCCTGTTCAAGGGCAAGCGGCGCACGGTCGATTCCAACATGGCCGTCGTGCGCGTCGCCTACGAGTGGGCCGCGGCCAACCTGACCGCCGCCCACCCCTACCGCGTCGCGCCGATGAACGAGACCGAGGGGCTGATTATGATGACCGGCAACGAGGCGGCGGCGCTGGGGGCCGTCTTCGGCGGCGTCACCTTCGCCGCCTGGTATCCCATCACCCCCTCCACCAGCGTCATCGACGCCCTCAACGGCTATCTGGCGCAGATGCGCCGCGACCCGGCCACGGGCGAGGCCACCTACGCCGTGGTGCAGGCCGAGGACGAGCTGGCCGCCGTCGGCATGATCATCGGCGCGGGCTTCGCCGGAGCGCGGGCCATGACGGCCACCTCCGGCCCCGGCATCTCGCTCATGGCCGAATACGTTGGCCTGGGCTACTTCGCCGAAGTGCCGGCCGTCATCTGGGACATCCAGCGCGTCGGCCCCAGCACCGGCCTGCCCACCCGCACCAGCCAGGGGGACGTGCTCTTCACCTACTACCTGGGCCACGGCGACACCAAGAATGTCATCCTGCTGCCGTCGTCGTTGCGCGAGTGCTTCGATTTCGGCTACATGGCTTTCGACCTGGCCGACACACTGCAAACGCCGGTCTTCGTCCTCAGCGATCTCGATCTGGGCATGAACAACTGGATGTCGGAACCGTTCGACTACCCGGCCGAGCCGCTGAAGCGCGGCAAGGTGTTGTCGGCGGCCGACGTGGCCGAGCGCGGTTTCGCCCGCTACCGCGACCTCGACGGCGACGGCATCCCCTATCGCACCCTGCCCGGCAACGAGCACCCGCTGGCGGCCTACTTCGCCCGCGGCACGGGCCACAACGACGCCGCCGTCTATAGCGAGCGGCCCGACGATTGGCGCAACAACATGGCCCGGCTGGCGCGCAAATTCGACACGGCCCGCTCGCTGGTTCCCGGCCCGGTCATCGACGAGGTGGAAGGGGCCGAGATCGGCATCATCGCCTACGGCACGACCCGCCCGGCCATCGACGAAGCCCGCGACCGGCTGGCGGCCGACGGCATCGCCACCAGTTTGCTGCGGCTGCGCGCCCTGCCCATCAACGGCGAGGTCGAAGCGTTCATCGCCCGCCACGAGCGGGTCTACGTCATCGAGATGAACCGCGACGGCCAACTGCAAACCATCCTGCGCGCCGAGTTGCCCGAAGTGGCGACCCGGCTGGAGTCGCTGGCCCTGCTCGACGGCATGCCCCTGACCGCCCGCTGGGTGGTCGAGGCGATCATGGCCGCCGAGCAAGACCGGCCGCGCCGCGCCCCCACCCGGCGGGAGGGGTCAGCGGAGGGCGCGACCGAGCTGGACCTGCCCGGCGACGGTTCGCTCTCGCCCGGCAACGGCCTGCCCCGCGGCGATAGCGGTCTGACCGATATGGGGCATGATGGGCATAATCGGGAAGTGATTGCGGGCGAGGGGTAG
- a CDS encoding NACHT domain-containing protein → MNDQERHNRAVMLRRVRAVWLVGVLEESLHGGEIIDLGFAYRPAALAESGVPGWQQAPEYDVLLPVGTRIEAVYAAAGCVLLVLGEPGAGKTTMLLQLVSHLMGRAEADEAQPIPAVFSLAAYHNGRPLDEWLVEQLANNYEVPAKLARRWIDDGRFIPLLDGLDEVDPAHRAACAEAINAFRARHPGVPLLVTARNRDYQALATRLNLDKAIILQPLTAEQIDAYLARRGKRLDGLRAALAADRTLRELAQTPLMLSIMTLAANRPPERGDAALGDGTLSRAHLFDVYVERMARYRSKNMSYAPSDTIAWLSWLARQMARAGKPAFFLEDMQPAWLPGDDRPRFGRRARLAVFVALLLAALPAAIILLLFGRWGAAGGLLLIGALAAAVPALTGRFLLRGRLPYDRIETVESLGWSWPWAALGFGLGGLGGLALGALAAWLDRWTNTPWIALLPAAGGVLLMIENALLRGELRLRTTPGQGVAASRRNGFMVMGLVFVLMAGLGAVAVALGAAVGGPQAIIPATAWLLWLALYLGVGCGLAFGLLAYGQHRRLVRLLHDRGHLPADPADFLNYAAERNLLRKVGGGYTFVHALLLEYFNERT, encoded by the coding sequence TGAACGACCAGGAACGTCACAATCGCGCGGTCATGTTGCGCCGGGTGCGCGCCGTCTGGCTGGTGGGCGTACTCGAGGAGTCGCTCCACGGCGGCGAGATCATCGATCTGGGCTTTGCCTATCGCCCGGCGGCGCTGGCCGAGAGCGGCGTGCCCGGCTGGCAGCAGGCTCCGGAGTACGACGTGCTTCTGCCCGTCGGCACCCGCATCGAGGCCGTCTACGCCGCCGCCGGGTGTGTGCTGCTGGTGCTGGGCGAGCCGGGCGCGGGCAAGACGACCATGCTGCTGCAACTGGTCAGCCACCTGATGGGCCGGGCCGAGGCCGACGAGGCGCAGCCCATCCCCGCCGTCTTCAGCCTGGCGGCCTACCACAACGGCCGCCCGCTGGATGAGTGGCTGGTGGAACAGTTAGCCAACAATTACGAGGTGCCGGCCAAACTCGCCCGGCGCTGGATCGACGACGGCCGCTTCATTCCCCTGCTCGATGGTCTAGACGAAGTCGATCCGGCCCACCGCGCGGCCTGCGCCGAAGCCATCAACGCCTTTCGCGCCCGTCACCCCGGCGTCCCGCTGCTGGTGACGGCCCGCAACCGCGACTATCAGGCCCTGGCGACCCGGCTGAACCTGGACAAGGCCATCATCCTGCAACCGCTGACGGCCGAGCAGATCGACGCCTACCTGGCCCGGCGCGGCAAGCGGCTGGACGGCCTGCGCGCCGCGCTGGCCGCCGACCGGACGCTGCGCGAGCTGGCCCAGACGCCGCTGATGCTGTCGATCATGACCCTGGCCGCCAACCGCCCGCCGGAACGGGGCGACGCCGCCCTGGGCGACGGCACACTCAGCCGCGCCCATCTCTTCGACGTCTACGTCGAGCGCATGGCCCGCTATCGCAGCAAGAACATGAGCTATGCCCCCAGCGATACCATCGCCTGGCTATCGTGGTTAGCCAGGCAAATGGCGCGGGCCGGCAAGCCGGCCTTCTTCCTGGAAGATATGCAGCCGGCGTGGTTGCCGGGCGATGACCGGCCGCGCTTCGGCCGCCGGGCGCGGCTGGCCGTCTTTGTGGCCCTGCTGTTGGCCGCGCTCCCGGCGGCGATCATCCTGTTACTGTTCGGGCGGTGGGGCGCGGCCGGCGGGCTGCTGCTCATCGGCGCGTTGGCCGCCGCCGTGCCGGCCCTCACCGGCCGTTTTCTGCTGCGCGGGCGGCTGCCCTACGACCGCATCGAGACGGTCGAGTCGTTGGGCTGGTCATGGCCGTGGGCGGCGCTGGGTTTCGGCCTGGGGGGGCTGGGCGGGCTGGCGCTGGGTGCGCTGGCCGCCTGGCTCGACCGCTGGACGAATACACCCTGGATAGCCCTGTTGCCCGCCGCCGGGGGCGTGCTGCTGATGATCGAAAACGCTCTGTTGCGCGGCGAATTGCGCCTGCGGACGACGCCCGGCCAGGGTGTGGCCGCCTCGCGCCGCAATGGGTTCATGGTCATGGGGCTGGTGTTTGTGCTCATGGCCGGGTTGGGGGCGGTGGCCGTGGCCCTCGGCGCGGCGGTGGGCGGGCCACAGGCGATCATCCCGGCCACGGCCTGGCTGCTGTGGCTGGCGCTCTATCTGGGGGTGGGCTGCGGGCTGGCCTTTGGCTTGCTGGCCTATGGGCAGCACCGCCGTCTGGTGCGCCTTCTCCACGACCGCGGCCACCTGCCGGCCGACCCGGCCGACTTCCTCAATTACGCCGCCGAGCGCAATCTGCTGCGCAAGGTCGGCGGCGGCTATACCTTCGTTCATGCGTTGCTGCTAGAATACTTCAACGAGAGAACGTGA
- a CDS encoding ArnT family glycosyltransferase, protein MPQETRRLAYRFLAVAALLIFFALALDTAGRKAVTTDEPLHLTHSIAMLQTGLMSIPEMHTPLTYQLIGRLLATEPPLPDVTALDSWPTLNPFVISRELIWRDDVATDRIVWLGRFVVAGMGVLLGALMAAWTWTLSRGHLPTVAGLLSLYALAPNLLASAALVTTDIAATLTWFLCIYTWWRYWQRPGWGRWLMAGVALGLALAAKLTGVLLLPITLILALLYQVRVGRWWHNLGIWAGMLPVAALILWALYNFDMRGVLPMPAYLEAWQLLLLEVDVSHANFFMGRVSPVGSWLYLPATLLLKNPLLQLALFLLIPLVLWWERRRWRTLIFLLLPAVFFLLVSAASRVNYGYRHALPAVPFLMVLGVLAIPRLWIRPIARVALVAGLGLTALSALAYHPDHLTYFNELVGGRGYHYLGDSNLDWGQDLNQLAAYAARYRSETGRPLHFSYTGVVDREHYGLAGLSLTEQFNRNESAFAPANPPAGRYAINTGDLQGTGLILGELRESDLFDWFRRQQPMETLGGSIFIYDVPRQADGTWMAHCAPDRLLNNEQAERLIGRGTLRHVEFDCRTNWVFPGGGPGWYVLPPEGTEWLGRRLGPDSPREVYRHRANAYGPDYVIVYWPGTPEAALGDNLQPFAGEGGGPATLRGFGAAGAEWVTFWEVIAATTEPLSVKAHLLAGDSPPQVADGLGFAANQWQPGDWFIQRHVFPAPGTTLETGLYNYVTLQAVSGPIRLVED, encoded by the coding sequence ATGCCTCAAGAGACTCGTCGGCTCGCCTATCGCTTTCTGGCCGTGGCGGCGCTTCTGATCTTCTTCGCCCTGGCCCTGGACACCGCCGGGCGCAAGGCCGTCACCACCGACGAACCGCTCCATCTGACGCACAGCATCGCCATGCTACAAACGGGTCTTATGTCCATCCCGGAGATGCATACCCCCCTCACCTACCAACTGATCGGCCGATTATTAGCCACGGAGCCGCCCTTGCCCGACGTAACGGCCCTGGACAGTTGGCCGACGCTGAACCCGTTCGTTATCAGTCGCGAACTTATCTGGCGCGACGATGTCGCCACGGACCGCATCGTCTGGCTCGGCCGTTTCGTTGTCGCCGGCATGGGTGTCTTGCTCGGCGCGCTGATGGCGGCCTGGACGTGGACTCTGTCTCGCGGGCACTTGCCGACCGTGGCCGGCCTTCTGTCGCTATACGCCCTGGCGCCTAACCTGCTGGCTTCGGCCGCCCTGGTGACGACCGACATCGCCGCCACGCTGACCTGGTTTCTCTGTATCTATACGTGGTGGCGCTATTGGCAACGACCGGGCTGGGGGCGCTGGCTGATGGCGGGCGTGGCCCTGGGGCTGGCGCTGGCGGCCAAGCTGACCGGCGTGCTGCTGCTGCCGATCACGCTCATCCTGGCCTTGCTCTATCAGGTTAGGGTCGGCCGCTGGTGGCACAACCTGGGCATCTGGGCGGGAATGTTGCCTGTGGCCGCCCTGATCCTGTGGGCGCTCTATAACTTCGACATGCGCGGCGTGTTGCCGATGCCCGCCTACCTGGAGGCGTGGCAACTGTTGCTGCTCGAGGTAGACGTCAGTCACGCCAATTTCTTTATGGGTCGCGTCTCGCCGGTTGGCTCGTGGCTCTATCTCCCGGCCACCTTGCTGCTAAAGAACCCCCTATTGCAACTGGCCCTTTTCCTGCTGATCCCGTTGGTGTTGTGGTGGGAACGACGCCGGTGGCGCACGCTTATCTTCCTGCTGCTGCCGGCCGTTTTTTTCCTGCTCGTGTCGGCCGCCAGCCGCGTGAACTATGGCTATCGCCACGCGCTGCCGGCCGTGCCGTTCCTGATGGTCCTCGGCGTGCTGGCGATCCCGCGGCTATGGATTCGCCCAATAGCGCGCGTCGCGCTGGTCGCGGGCCTGGGCCTGACGGCCCTTTCGGCCCTGGCCTACCATCCCGACCACCTGACCTATTTCAACGAACTGGTCGGCGGTCGTGGTTATCACTATCTCGGCGACTCGAACCTGGACTGGGGGCAGGATTTGAACCAACTGGCAGCGTATGCCGCGCGCTACCGTTCGGAGACAGGGCGGCCACTCCATTTCTCCTACACCGGCGTGGTCGACCGGGAGCACTATGGCCTGGCCGGGCTGTCGCTGACCGAGCAATTCAACCGGAATGAGAGCGCCTTCGCCCCGGCCAATCCACCCGCGGGGCGCTACGCCATCAATACCGGAGACTTGCAGGGCACCGGCTTGATCCTCGGCGAGCTACGCGAGAGCGATCTGTTCGACTGGTTCCGCCGGCAGCAACCGATGGAGACGCTGGGGGGATCGATCTTCATCTACGACGTGCCCAGGCAGGCGGACGGGACGTGGATGGCCCACTGCGCGCCCGATCGCTTGCTGAATAATGAACAGGCGGAACGGCTGATCGGTCGTGGGACATTGCGCCACGTGGAATTCGACTGCCGGACGAACTGGGTTTTCCCCGGCGGCGGGCCGGGATGGTACGTCTTGCCGCCGGAAGGCACGGAGTGGCTCGGCCGCCGGCTCGGCCCGGACAGCCCGCGCGAGGTCTACCGGCATCGGGCCAATGCCTATGGGCCGGACTACGTCATCGTCTATTGGCCGGGGACGCCGGAGGCGGCGCTGGGGGACAATCTCCAGCCATTTGCCGGGGAGGGCGGCGGCCCGGCAACCTTGCGGGGCTTCGGCGCGGCTGGGGCCGAATGGGTGACGTTCTGGGAAGTGATCGCGGCGACGACTGAGCCTCTCTCAGTCAAGGCCCACTTGCTGGCCGGTGACAGCCCCCCGCAGGTGGCCGATGGGCTGGGTTTCGCCGCCAACCAATGGCAACCGGGCGACTGGTTCATCCAGCGCCACGTCTTCCCCGCCCCCGGCACAACGCTGGAAACGGGCCTGTATAATTACGTGACGCTGCAAGCGGTCTCCGGGCCGATCCGGTTGGTTGAAGATTGA
- a CDS encoding CBS domain-containing protein: MPTPKTNVQDRLVEHTVSSLAAHAPVEVDAHTSLAKAIRQMNSHNIGCVMVTDENARLIGIFTERDVLMRVAGLVNDLSAATVEGFMTPEPVAVGPDTPIAHALHLMAVHGFRHLPLVDDGHRPVGLISFRDVVHHLHSANVTVP; this comes from the coding sequence ATGCCCACGCCCAAGACCAATGTGCAGGATCGGCTAGTCGAGCACACCGTGTCCTCGCTGGCCGCCCACGCCCCGGTCGAGGTGGACGCCCACACGTCGCTGGCTAAGGCCATCCGCCAGATGAACAGCCACAACATCGGCTGCGTCATGGTGACCGACGAGAATGCCCGCCTCATCGGCATCTTCACCGAGCGCGACGTGCTCATGCGCGTGGCCGGTCTCGTCAATGACCTGTCGGCGGCGACGGTCGAGGGCTTTATGACGCCCGAGCCGGTAGCCGTCGGCCCCGACACGCCGATTGCCCACGCGTTGCACCTGATGGCCGTCCACGGCTTCCGCCACCTGCCGCTGGTCGACGACGGCCACCGGCCGGTGGGCCTTATCTCGTTCCGGGACGTGGTTCATCACCTGCATAGCGCCAATGTGACCGTTCCTTAG
- a CDS encoding NUDIX hydrolase, protein MTPFDSLPTLPPERRWRGQTAPIPVAVALIRRAAEAGEQLLLIRRAGGPYTGQWALVGGKWDFGETLAAAVVREALEETGLRTEFVALRALVSERVAPWTGGDDGAHFLLLVCDLVVRDGTAAEQQEGLVAWFDRAAIDALHAEGRIIPSDYAMIREFGAAKQHAPYVEVEMRALLDGSAAQPSQMIRFQRHDG, encoded by the coding sequence ATGACCCCCTTCGATTCCCTACCCACGTTGCCGCCCGAGCGCCGCTGGCGCGGCCAGACCGCGCCTATCCCGGTCGCCGTGGCCCTCATCCGCCGCGCGGCCGAAGCGGGCGAGCAACTGCTGCTCATCCGTCGCGCCGGCGGCCCCTACACCGGCCAGTGGGCGCTGGTCGGCGGCAAATGGGATTTCGGCGAGACGCTGGCCGCGGCCGTGGTGCGCGAGGCGTTGGAAGAGACCGGTCTGCGCACGGAGTTTGTGGCCCTGCGGGCGCTGGTCAGCGAGCGCGTCGCCCCGTGGACGGGCGGCGATGATGGGGCCCACTTCCTGCTGCTGGTGTGCGATCTGGTCGTGCGCGACGGCACGGCCGCCGAACAACAGGAAGGGCTGGTGGCCTGGTTCGACCGCGCGGCCATCGACGCCCTGCATGCCGAGGGGCGCATCATCCCCAGCGACTACGCCATGATCCGCGAATTCGGCGCGGCGAAACAACACGCGCCCTACGTGGAAGTGGAGATGCGCGCGCTGCTCGACGGCTCGGCCGCCCAACCCAGCCAGATGATCCGCTTCCAGCGCCACGATGGATGA
- a CDS encoding FKBP-type peptidyl-prolyl cis-trans isomerase: protein MKKRVAITMWAALLTILLLLAACGPAVSTEQADQMTAEAEAANPSEETTTEEEAAAGEETATEGEAAAGIPEVDGPITDTETGLRIVEIRAGDGRTPEPGDLVTMNIMGMLEDGTVFADTVAEGAPITATLTEADLFPGWLEGVLLMKEGGKVRLIIPPALAFGAEGAGGVIPPDATITMDVELLTAVAPPTPTAVDEGDLTTTDSGLQYFDIVEGEGDMPVAGQDVVVNYAAWLQEGEEYVASSDTQGEPLTFTLGSEMGVFPGWDEGVSTMRPGGKRYLVIPPDLALGEAGGGRIPPNSTLIMEVELVEVKPLLLPTEIDEGDFTETESGLRYYDIVVGDGTTAETGNTVTVNYTGWLTDNVKFDSSIDSGVPFPFTLGTGAVIPGWEEGVLGMKVGGIRQLVIPAALGYGDTGSGIIPPGATLVFEVELMDVQEAAE, encoded by the coding sequence ATGAAGAAGAGAGTTGCGATTACCATGTGGGCTGCATTGCTCACGATCCTGTTGTTGCTGGCCGCGTGCGGCCCGGCCGTTTCCACGGAGCAGGCCGACCAGATGACCGCCGAGGCGGAAGCGGCCAACCCGTCCGAAGAAACGACGACGGAAGAAGAAGCCGCGGCCGGCGAAGAGACGGCCACCGAGGGCGAAGCAGCGGCGGGCATTCCCGAAGTTGATGGCCCCATCACCGACACCGAGACCGGTCTGCGCATAGTCGAGATTCGCGCCGGCGACGGCCGCACCCCCGAGCCGGGCGATCTGGTGACGATGAATATTATGGGCATGTTGGAAGACGGCACGGTCTTCGCCGACACCGTCGCCGAGGGCGCGCCGATTACGGCCACCCTGACCGAGGCCGACCTGTTCCCCGGCTGGCTGGAAGGCGTCTTGTTGATGAAGGAAGGCGGCAAAGTGCGCCTGATCATCCCGCCCGCCCTGGCCTTTGGCGCCGAGGGCGCGGGCGGCGTTATCCCGCCCGATGCGACGATTACGATGGACGTGGAACTGCTGACGGCCGTGGCCCCGCCCACGCCGACGGCCGTCGATGAGGGCGACCTGACCACGACCGATAGCGGCCTGCAATACTTCGACATCGTCGAAGGCGAGGGCGACATGCCCGTCGCGGGTCAGGACGTGGTCGTGAATTATGCCGCCTGGTTGCAGGAAGGCGAGGAGTACGTGGCCTCATCGGACACGCAGGGCGAGCCGCTGACCTTCACCCTGGGCAGCGAGATGGGCGTCTTCCCCGGCTGGGACGAGGGCGTATCGACCATGCGGCCGGGCGGCAAGCGCTACCTGGTCATCCCGCCCGATCTGGCGCTGGGCGAGGCCGGCGGCGGCCGTATCCCGCCCAACTCCACGCTGATCATGGAAGTGGAACTGGTTGAGGTCAAGCCGCTGCTGCTGCCGACGGAGATCGATGAGGGCGACTTCACCGAGACCGAGAGCGGCCTGCGCTACTACGACATCGTCGTGGGCGACGGGACGACGGCCGAAACGGGCAACACCGTGACGGTGAACTACACCGGCTGGCTGACCGACAACGTGAAGTTCGACAGCTCGATCGATAGCGGTGTGCCCTTCCCGTTCACGCTGGGCACGGGCGCGGTCATCCCCGGTTGGGAAGAGGGCGTGCTCGGCATGAAGGTCGGCGGCATCCGCCAGCTGGTCATCCCGGCCGCCTTGGGCTACGGCGACACCGGCAGCGGCATCATCCCGCCCGGCGCGACGCTGGTGTTTGAGGTGGAGTTGATGGACGTGCAGGAAGCGGCTGAGTAA